CTTGGTGATTTAAAATGAGACTTGCTTTTCACCCAATATCTCAGAACCCTGTCACTTACAAAtttatcaaactcttctgGGGCAACCTGTGATAAATCAAACATGTCCATTGGCAACCGCCACTTGCAAGGCTCCGCATCATAACTGTCCAACAGTTGCTGGGGATTTTTGGCCAGCTTTTGTAATTGCACATTGTCTTTGGAATTTTTCGCCCATTCCATGAATACCTCAGTTTGCTCATGACAGTCTTCAGGTGACGGAATATCCTTACCAACTATAGGAGCCCGCCTGTAATGAGAAAGTTTTGGCGAATCACTGGCCCCAGAAGAGCCTTCTAGTCTCTCTGATcgaaaagaaattgatcCTAGAAAAATCAACTGATTGTTCTGTTTGGCTTTCACTTGACGGGAGCAGAAATTCTTCCCGTCTCTCAGAGTTTCGACATGATACTCAATACGACTCTTTGTATTTGCAGCAACTAAAAAGTTGCAATGCATGCTTATAGGtctgaacttttcatcCACATTTAACAGTGCAGCATACAGTGATTGGGCAACTAGAGTTCCCCCGAATATACCACGGCCACCGAAAGGAACTCTTAACGTCGAGACATTACTGTAGACGTTCTCAGATACCTTCTCCAGCTCAAGATATTGTTCCAAGTTCGCCAGCGTAGATAAGGGCATTGGCTTTGGCATTGGCTTTTGCATTGAGTTTAATCGAACTTGTCTGAATCGCTTCCAAACGTGTTTGAACATCCTGGAAATAGCCGACTATTTATCGAATCTTGCCTAACCCTGATTTCGGCTTCATGTGAAAAGAGCCCAATGTCTAGAGAAACGAGCGAAGCATTACATAAGCATCCTcgtttttccttctctctCTCCCCCCAGGTAGAGATAATCAGTCGCATCGCCAGCACACCTTAATCTTCCTCCTGGCACAACAGGTCAGCTACTAATTATGGAAGCCGTGAATTTACAAATTGAATGGATTAGACAGGTGCCTCCAGTTACTGTGGCTCTTGTAGCATCCATGTCAATGACCTATTTTTTGCAACGCATAGATGTATTATCCTCAAATATGTTCGTGTTTGAAAGACATCGTGTGTTTAATGAGATGGCCTATTCTCGTTTGATACtaagtttcttcttcagcgCCCATTCGTTTGTTGGATTCTTTTGGACATTGTACACATTATTTCAGAATTCACAGGCACTCGAGCTGACCTATGAAAACTCAATCGATTACCTCTACTCATTGGTGATAATAGCAGGTTTGATCGTGGCATGGGCCTCATACTTGGGGGGTCCGTTCATGCTGGGATGGGTTCTAGCTGACGTCTTGAGAACCATATGGTGCAAACAGAATCCCAACGAAAGAATGTCTATTTTGGGGCTAGTTTCCTTCAAGGCAGGATACTTTCCATTTGTAATACTTGCCATTTCATGGCTAGAAGgaagttcaagaaatcttCTATTAATGCTAATTAGCCAAACTGTCAGTCAGGCTTATATTTTTGGACACCATATGATGCCCGAACTACACGGGATCGATCTGTTTCTGCCTATATGGAAATTCCAGTGTTTCAGACGTCAGAGACAACCACCAATTCATCAGCATCAAGACTAAAGTGGGCTCATTCATATTGGCTCAAAACCAAATGTTTGAACTTCCGTGAAATCCTCCAACTTCAGTCCTCTAAACACATCCTCTTCATTTACAAACTGGTCATCGTCgacaatttttttcaatgtcaatAGATCGACTCGTTTCTTCTCGTGATCCACGTCAATATATCCCACACCAAACATCTGCCTTGAGTGGACTTCGAAGAAGTTTCTCAGTACTGGGTCTTCCATCAGTGCATCATTGTGGGTAGTACGTGCTTTGGCATACAAATGCTtattctctttgaatgaagaacACACATGAGGATTTCTATCCAGTATCGGAATTGATCTGCCCTGTCTATCAATTCTAAAGTGGTTCAAGGCATCTTTCAAGCTCTGGTCATTTTGTACCTTGGGCAGCGGATAGCTATTCAAGCGCAGCTTcctttcttcaatgtctaATAGTTTCTGTCTATAGTGAGGATTCTCAATAGATCTCATCAAGAGATGATTGTAATTAGTCATATTACTGACCATTCCTCTAACTTTGGACGTCAATGGTTTAATGTGATTgtactttgaaagatcgTTATACCAGCTCTGTTTTCCCATCTTGGTGACTTTATTTGAGCTCTTCGTCCTTTGCGTAATCTTACTGGGTGGTAGATCTTTCCGTTCTTGCGCTTCAATACCTTCCTGTGCCCGCTTTTTGCCCTTCAAAGCGGCTGTCCTCTCCTTACTTTTGTTCTTTAGCCTCGTGATCATATTCTAGTACAAGCTATATCTATATATacttctccaaatcttgGCCTCTATCTCCAATAATACTTTTCACTGCAGTGATGATATCGCTATGTAAATTTTTTGATGCCGCGATTATTCCCTGCGAGTTGAGCTCCCGACCGTTGCCAAAATCCAACTGGTTACCATAAATATCAGACACAATGCCTCCGCTTTCCTTGATCAGAATGTTGCCAGCAGCATGATCCCATATTTTCTCTCGGTAATTCACATCTTTTGGCAACCTCAAATATATTTCAGCATCTCCTCTCGACAGAGCACAGTACTTGGCTTGAGAATCCAAGTTGGCGGACTTGGACTTGATCTGgagcttttcttttattaATCCTTGCAACCCATGACTTGAATGACCCTTCTCAACACCTTCACAGACTCTGCAggtatcaaaagaaagagaattgtTCATTGtgattctttttgatgattccAGAGGCAAgatctcttcaaacaagTTCTGATAGTATGATCCTACGCCTTCAGCTGCGGTGAAAAGTCCTCCTTTTCCCTTGCTCTTATTTTGTAGGTCAAACGGTAGATTTGGACACCCAATTACACCAACTTTTACAACCCCATCCACGATTAATGCCAGACAAACGGCAAATTGGTCGCCTCTCAGGAAGCCCTTAGTACCATCAATGGGATCCAAGGCCCAAATTCTTCCTTGACGGCCACCTTCAGAGCTGCCGCCGTCGATAGCATCGCAAACTTCGTCTACCGAGTTCAACAGAGATAACGACCCATTGTTGGCTTTGTCCTGCTCTTGAACCCActtgatctcttccaaCACCTTTTCAGCCAGCTTTGGgtctttcttcaacatcgcagagtcttcttctccaacaacCTCATCATTGGGGAAGGCTTTCTTGATGctgttgatgatgatagACTGAGCAGCAAAGTCCCCCACAGTGACTGGAGAATCGTCCGATTTCGAAATTCCGCCAACTGTGCGAGCTGCAATCTCATCACTTATCCTCTTAGTCAATAGAGATGCCCTTTTGACAGCCAATTGGGCTAGCTTAACTTCCCTGCTGAAcatattttttctcctgAACGCAGtgcttttttttcttgcagGTGGACAACTCGTACTTGAGAGGGGGTGATGCAGAAAGGTACGGAATATTGCATCCCAGCACCATTCTTGTCATTCTCACTCTCAACATTCGTAATTACCTGAAAGGAAATTACTTTCACAGTGATCGACTCCTTTTCTCTCCCTTCCCTCTTCTCTTGTCAAGCTATTCATAAAGTCTCTCATTTCATACCAATCTCTTCCAATGAtaagtttcaaaagatcttctAAAGACAAGCATTCTAAGGGTCCCAAGATCACCAAGGCTGAACCAATACAAGTCGATACCTCCCACTCCGAGGTTCTCGATACGCCCAAAAAAGTCATCAAATCTCTGTATGACTACAAGGCCCAGGGCCCTGGTGAGCTCactttcaagaaaggaGACTTTTTTCACGTCATAGGTAGTGAAGATGACCCCGAATGGCTAGAGGCTTACAACCCAGTGACAAAAGCCCATGGCATGGTCCCAGTGCCATACTTTGAGACATTCTTCAGAACTGGCCATGCGGACTTGCAGCCCCAAGATCAGGCCGCTACAAATCCCAATCGCCAGTCTTTGTCAATTCTGCATGCCAAAGTGTTATATGATTTCCGTAAAGAACGAGATGACGAACTAGATATCGACGCAGGCGACTATATTATTGTATGTGCTCATTATGATTACGAATGGTTTATTGCAAAGTACATCAATAAACTGGGCGGGCCCGGCTTGGTTCCTGCGTCTTATGTTCAATTGATCGATATGAAAACGGGTCAACCGATCCTAAGGGATATGAAGTCGATTGTAGACCAAGAGAAATTACCCactattgaagaatggaaaAATAACAATGCTAGATATAGGGAAAGCTCCAAAATCATTTCCTCCGAGTACAACCAAGAGGGtgttcatcaaaatcagcaaGGAAATCATGGAGATGAGTATCCACCGAAGCTCTCCAGGACAGGCACTGATCTCAGTTCTCAACATTGGTTGGCGCCTACAGATCCGTATGTTGTTTCTGTTAATGTGGAGTCATTTTACATGACAAATGACAAATTTTGGTTTCTGGTCAAGGCGACTCTATCGAATGGAATGGTAAGACTGTTGTGTCGGTTTTACGAAGATTTTTTTAATTTCCAGCAAAACTTGTTAACGAGATTCCCCCGAGAAGCTGGTAAACAAGAGGGTCATCAAAGAATATTTCCTTACATCCCAGGCCCATTGTCCTATGTCAACGAAAATATCACTGCCAAGCGTAGAGCAGACTTAGATGACtattttcaacatttgTTCAGGTTACCGGATTATATAACGCGTTCTGCACTAGTTTCCGctctctttgaaatacgGTCTGGGGACAAGGAATTCAAATCTTCTGATGACCTGACTCTACCAAATCCACGAGTCTCGGTGCTCCAATACAATAATCAATCATCCAGTCAGCAACAGAGGCGCAGCTCTCAATACCAACAGGATAGACTCTCTCAATATGAAAAACACAGACAATCAGACTCTATCAATCATTTGGTTAAACGCATGAGTAGCTTAAACACAGAGACCAAAAGTTCTTCCTCAAGCTCTTCTGGTCTCATCACAAGCAAACTAAAGCTGAAGTTCTACTTTAAGGATGACATTTTTGTGCTTATAGTGCCCACAACCGTGGGAATCGCTGACTTAAAACGGCTCGTGGCCTCAAGGCTGGACCACTCAGCTTCTGCTTTACACCTATATCCAAAATATGGAGCcaacattgatgaaaatgaataTAGCGAACATGATGAGATTCAATCTGATGATACCTTGTGGGGCAGTAAATGTTTTGTCGACAAGGGAAAAGTTCTTGTGATTGCAACGTGAAATTTAGTTTACCTTCCAATAACTTCCAAACATAGAATAGTGcacttcaattttttcgTACCCAAATCTGACATCAGCTTCGACGATTCACAGGTAAATACTATATAGCACAGCATCTTACCCTCGAAATCACCCAAACATCGTGAATCCAAATTCCATGTAGCTCTCTCTGCCTTACATTCTTCCTCCCATCCTAATGCCACATAAAAGAACGCCCTCTAGCAGTCTGCTGTATGCAAGAATTCCAGGgatctcttttgaaaactctCCGgtgtttgattttttgtCTCCTTTTGGACCCGCTCCTAATCAATGGGTAGCACGATacatcatcatcatctttgcAATTCTCATCAGATTGGCAGTTGGGCTGGGCTCCTATTCCGGCTTCAACACCCCTCCAATGTATGGGGATTTTGAAGCTCAGAGGCATTGGATGGAAATTACTCAGCATTTATCCATAGAAAAATGGTACTTCTACGACTTGCAATATTGGGGGCTTGACTATCCTCCCTTGACAGCCTTTCATTCATACTTCTTTGGCAAATTAGGCAGCTTCATCAATCCAGCATGGTTTGCTTTAGACGTCTCCAGAGGGTTTGAATCAGTGGATCTAAAATCGTACATGAGGGCGACCGCAATTCTCAGTGAGCTGTTATGTTTTATTCCAGCTGTCATTTGGTATTGTCGTTGGATGGGACTTAACTACTTCAATCAAAACGCCATTGAGCAAACTATAATAGCGTCTGCTATTCTTTTCAATCCATCTTTAATTATCATAGATCATGGCCACTTCCAGTACAACTCAGTTATGCTAGGTTTTGCTTTATTATCCATATTAAATCTGTTGTACGATAATTTTGCATTAGCGGCTATTTTTTTCGTTCTTTCAATAAGCTTTAAGCAAATGGCTCTCTATTATAGCCCCATCATGTTTTTTTACATGCTGAGTGTGAGTTGTTGgcctttgaaaaacttcaacttGTTGAGATTGGCTACTATCAGTATTGCAGTACTCTTGACTTTTGCAACTCTATTACTGCCTTTTGTATTAGTAGATGGGATGTCACAAATTGGCCAA
This window of the Komagataella phaffii GS115 chromosome 2, complete sequence genome carries:
- a CDS encoding Peroxisomal acyl-CoA thioesterase likely to be involved in fatty acid oxidation, giving the protein MFKHVWKRFRQVRLNSMQKPMPKPMPLSTLANLEQYLELEKVSENVYSNVSTLRVPFGGRGIFGGTLVAQSLYAALLNVDEKFRPISMHCNFLVAANTKSRIEYHVETLRDGKNFCSRQVKAKQNNQLIFLGSISFRSERLEGSSGASDSPKLSHYRRAPIVGKDIPSPEDCHEQTEVFMEWAKNSKDNVQLQKLAKNPQQLLDSYDAEPCKWRLPMDMFDLSQVAPEEFDKFVSDRVLRYWVKSKSHFKSPRFNDVAIAYISDYFFLSSNMRLNMQEMFTSSFSVSLDHTIHFYDKFNIDEWLSFSIRSKVCQDDRALVTGEIYSESGQLVATVLQEGLQALPAHAQLEPQQRKSTIKAKL
- a CDS encoding Bisphosphate-3'-nucleotidase, involved in salt tolerance and methionine biogenesis; the protein is MFSREVKLAQLAVKRASLLTKRISDEIAARTVGGISKSDDSPVTVGDFAAQSIIINSIKKAFPNDEVVGEEDSAMLKKDPKLAEKVLEEIKWVQEQDKANNGSLSLLNSVDEVCDAIDGGSSEGGRQGRIWALDPIDGTKGFLRGDQFAVCLALIVDGVVKVGVIGCPNLPFDLQNKSKGKGGLFTAAEGVGSYYQNLFEEILPLESSKRITMNNSLSFDTCRVCEGVEKGHSSHGLQGLIKEKLQIKSKSANLDSQAKYCALSRGDAEIYLRLPKDVNYREKIWDHAAGNILIKESGGIVSDIYGNQLDFGNGRELNSQGIIAASKNLHSDIITAVKSIIGDRGQDLEKYI
- a CDS encoding Alpha 1,3 glucosyltransferase: MPHKRTPSSSLLYARIPGISFENSPVFDFLSPFGPAPNQWVARYIIIIFAILIRLAVGLGSYSGFNTPPMYGDFEAQRHWMEITQHLSIEKWYFYDLQYWGLDYPPLTAFHSYFFGKLGSFINPAWFALDVSRGFESVDLKSYMRATAILSELLCFIPAVIWYCRWMGLNYFNQNAIEQTIIASAILFNPSLIIIDHGHFQYNSVMLGFALLSILNLLYDNFALAAIFFVLSISFKQMALYYSPIMFFYMLSVSCWPLKNFNLLRLATISIAVLLTFATLLLPFVLVDGMSQIGQILFRVFPFSRGLFEDKVANFWCTTNILVKYKQLFTDKTLTRISLVATLIAISPSCFIIFTHPKKVLLPWAFAACSWAFYLFSFQVHEKSVLVPLMPTTLLLVEKDLDIISMVCWISNIAFFSMWPLLKRDGLALEYFVLGILSNWLIGNLNWISKWLVPSFLIPGPTLSKKVPKRDTKTVVHTHWFWGSVTFVSYLGATVIQFVDWLYLPPAKYPDLWVILNTTLSFACFGLFWLWINYNLYILRDFKLKDA